The proteins below come from a single Danio aesculapii chromosome 23, fDanAes4.1, whole genome shotgun sequence genomic window:
- the hm13 gene encoding minor histocompatibility antigen H13 isoform X2, whose product MADVEQTAAAPDGSGNGSDLVNGTAGRFVSSAEGTALAYGSLLLMALLPIFFGALRSVGCSKSKGSSDMPETITSRDAARFPIIASCTLFGLYLFFKVFSQEYVNLLLSMYFFVLGILALSHTMSPFMCRVFPANLSNKQYQLLFTQGSGESKEEIVNYEFDTKDLICLCISSVVGVWYVLKKHWIANNLFGLAFALNGVELLHLNNVSTGCILLGGLFVYDVFWVFGTNVMVTVAKSFEAPIKLVFPQDLLEKGLGASNFAMLGLGDIVIPGIFIALLLRFDVSLKKNTRTYFYTSFLAYIFGLGLTIFVMHTFKHAQPALLYLVPACVGFPVLVALVKGELTEMFSYESSDEVLPHTPRLTHFPNVSGSPASLADSMQHFQLSSPSRRRHHTPSDM is encoded by the exons ATGGCGGATGTGGAGCAGACCGCGGCGGCGCCCGACGGCTCCGGTAACGGCTCGGATTTGGTGAACGGGACCGCGGGCCGGTTCGTGTCCAGCGCGGAGGGCACGGCTCTGGCGTACGGCAGCCTGCTGCTCATGGCCCTGCTGCCCATCTTCTTCGGTGCGCTCAGGTCTGTGGGATGCTCCAAATCCAAG GGATCTTCTGATATGCCTGAGACCATCACCAGCAGAGATGCAGCTCGATTCCCTATCATCGCCAGCTGCACACTCTTCGGCCTTTACCTCTTTTTCAAG GTTTTCTCACAGGAGTATGTCAACCTGCTGTTATCCATGTATTTCTTTGTGCTGGGAATATTAGCACTGTCTCACACAATGAG TCCCTTCATGTGCAGAGTTTTCCCTGCTAACCTGTCAAATAAGCAGTACCAGCTGCTGTTCACACAGGGCTCAGGAGAAAGCAAagagg AAATAGTCAACTATGAGTTTGACACGAAGGATCTGATCTGCCTGTGCATCAGCAGTGTGGTAGGGGTCTGGTACGTCCTTAAGAAG CACTGGATAGCCAATAACCTGTTTGGCCTGGCGTTTGCTCTGAACGGAGTGGAGCTGCTGCACCTCAATAACGTCAGCACTGGATGCATTCTGCTGGGAGGACTCTTTGTTTACGACGTCTTCTGG GTTTTTGGCACTAACGTTATGGTGACAGTTGCCAAGTCCTTTGAAGCCCCGATTAAGT TGGTTTTCCCTCAGGATTTGCTGGAAAAAGGTTTGGGCGCCAGTAACTTTGCCATGCTGGGACTCGGGGACATTGTTATTCCAG GGATTTTCATTGCTCTGCTCCTGCGCTTTGATGTCAG TCTGAAGAAGAACACACGAACGTACTTCTACACCAGCTTCTTGGCTTACATTTTTGGCCTGGGTCTGACCATATTCGTGATGCACACCTTTAAACATGCTCAG CCTGCTTTGCTGTACCTGGTGCCTGCTTGTGTTGGATTTCCAGTGCTGGTGGCACTTGTTAAAGGAGAACTAACCGAGATGTTCAG CTATGAGTCTTCAGATGAGGTTTTGCCGCACACACCACGGCTCACTCATTTCCCCAACGTGTCGGGATCTCCAGCTAGTCTGGCTGATTCCATGCAGCATTTCCAGCTGTCGAGCCCGAGCCGTCGCCGACACCACACACCCTCCGACATGTAG
- the hm13 gene encoding minor histocompatibility antigen H13 isoform X1 — protein MADVEQTAAAPDGSGNGSDLVNGTAGRFVSSAEGTALAYGSLLLMALLPIFFGALRSVGCSKSKGSSDMPETITSRDAARFPIIASCTLFGLYLFFKVFSQEYVNLLLSMYFFVLGILALSHTMSPFMCRVFPANLSNKQYQLLFTQGSGESKEEIVNYEFDTKDLICLCISSVVGVWYVLKKHWIANNLFGLAFALNGVELLHLNNVSTGCILLGGLFVYDVFWVFGTNVMVTVAKSFEAPIKLVFPQDLLEKGLGASNFAMLGLGDIVIPGIFIALLLRFDVSLKKNTRTYFYTSFLAYIFGLGLTIFVMHTFKHAQPALLYLVPACVGFPVLVALVKGELTEMFRYEEETPSKEETTESEKDK, from the exons ATGGCGGATGTGGAGCAGACCGCGGCGGCGCCCGACGGCTCCGGTAACGGCTCGGATTTGGTGAACGGGACCGCGGGCCGGTTCGTGTCCAGCGCGGAGGGCACGGCTCTGGCGTACGGCAGCCTGCTGCTCATGGCCCTGCTGCCCATCTTCTTCGGTGCGCTCAGGTCTGTGGGATGCTCCAAATCCAAG GGATCTTCTGATATGCCTGAGACCATCACCAGCAGAGATGCAGCTCGATTCCCTATCATCGCCAGCTGCACACTCTTCGGCCTTTACCTCTTTTTCAAG GTTTTCTCACAGGAGTATGTCAACCTGCTGTTATCCATGTATTTCTTTGTGCTGGGAATATTAGCACTGTCTCACACAATGAG TCCCTTCATGTGCAGAGTTTTCCCTGCTAACCTGTCAAATAAGCAGTACCAGCTGCTGTTCACACAGGGCTCAGGAGAAAGCAAagagg AAATAGTCAACTATGAGTTTGACACGAAGGATCTGATCTGCCTGTGCATCAGCAGTGTGGTAGGGGTCTGGTACGTCCTTAAGAAG CACTGGATAGCCAATAACCTGTTTGGCCTGGCGTTTGCTCTGAACGGAGTGGAGCTGCTGCACCTCAATAACGTCAGCACTGGATGCATTCTGCTGGGAGGACTCTTTGTTTACGACGTCTTCTGG GTTTTTGGCACTAACGTTATGGTGACAGTTGCCAAGTCCTTTGAAGCCCCGATTAAGT TGGTTTTCCCTCAGGATTTGCTGGAAAAAGGTTTGGGCGCCAGTAACTTTGCCATGCTGGGACTCGGGGACATTGTTATTCCAG GGATTTTCATTGCTCTGCTCCTGCGCTTTGATGTCAG TCTGAAGAAGAACACACGAACGTACTTCTACACCAGCTTCTTGGCTTACATTTTTGGCCTGGGTCTGACCATATTCGTGATGCACACCTTTAAACATGCTCAG CCTGCTTTGCTGTACCTGGTGCCTGCTTGTGTTGGATTTCCAGTGCTGGTGGCACTTGTTAAAGGAGAACTAACCGAGATGTTCAG GTACGAGGAGGAGACGCCATCGAAAGAAGAGACAACCGAATctgaaaaagacaaataa